One stretch of Pradoshia sp. D12 DNA includes these proteins:
- a CDS encoding MMPL family transporter, which yields MKRLLAALTDRVTTKRGMWITLIAWLVVTLGLFLFAPSAKDYDVSSIQTLPDDAKSVIANEELNKYFKDDQGVPALLVFSAESGKADTQTISQAMDVIIKEDIKGVKEAVPFSSLPPQAQVQFLSKDGTTAVVPLNFESSLESKEIQAGIEDIYAAVEDTTADMTFKITGPAGIAADTLGLFSKADLVLLFSTVGLILVLLIVIYRSPLLALIPLLAAGFVYIVVDQLLGIMGKAGLEMSTQSLSIMTILLFAAVIDYSLFVFARYREELKRYTSKHEAMSLAMRETGEPVFFSGGTVLAAMLVLFLAKNGDYQSFAPTFATTMFIIMIASVTLVPALFTLFGRKSFWPKVPQVGESNQTKATFWSRTANFVTTKPLMAGGIVFAILLISALNIFNIKYEFDTVKGFPEDMQSREGYEIVEEKFDKGDLAPTTVLLKSEQSISKDQSEKLAKTLEEQNLVASIRQSGATEDGKALQYSLSFSESPYALESLDALESIRDKSDKLLKDADIEGELYFAGETATKVDDRTINDRDIIVIVIAETLLILVLLFVLTRSFKMPIYMMGTILLSFLAALGLGTFLTDILFGIDAINTRVPLYAFVFLVALGIDYNIILISRYKEEREKHPVKKAVEIAVANTGGVISSAGIILAATFAVLMTQPIAVLFVFGFIVAIGIILDTFLVRGLLLPSLILFFEKDADQQKEVHSTKL from the coding sequence GGCATGTGGATAACGTTAATTGCATGGTTAGTAGTGACCTTAGGATTATTCTTATTTGCACCAAGTGCCAAAGATTATGATGTGTCGAGTATACAAACATTACCTGATGATGCAAAATCCGTTATTGCCAACGAAGAACTGAACAAATATTTTAAAGATGATCAGGGGGTCCCAGCCCTTTTAGTATTCTCAGCTGAGTCAGGAAAAGCAGACACGCAGACAATAAGTCAAGCGATGGATGTGATCATTAAGGAAGATATAAAAGGAGTTAAGGAAGCTGTTCCTTTTTCTTCACTGCCTCCACAGGCACAGGTACAATTCTTATCAAAGGATGGAACAACAGCTGTTGTACCGCTTAATTTTGAAAGCTCACTTGAGTCAAAAGAGATTCAAGCCGGTATTGAGGATATCTATGCTGCAGTAGAAGATACCACTGCTGATATGACATTCAAGATTACTGGACCGGCGGGAATTGCCGCTGATACATTGGGCTTATTTTCAAAAGCCGACCTTGTCTTATTATTTTCAACAGTTGGATTGATTTTAGTCCTGCTAATTGTTATTTATCGTTCCCCATTATTGGCACTTATTCCGCTTTTGGCTGCTGGTTTTGTGTATATAGTAGTAGATCAGTTGCTCGGAATAATGGGGAAAGCTGGTTTGGAAATGAGCACGCAATCTCTCTCCATTATGACCATTCTCTTATTTGCAGCTGTAATAGATTATTCTCTATTTGTCTTTGCACGATATCGAGAAGAACTGAAACGTTATACCAGCAAGCATGAAGCAATGAGTTTGGCGATGCGAGAAACAGGCGAACCTGTTTTCTTCTCAGGCGGGACGGTTTTGGCTGCCATGCTTGTCCTATTCCTAGCTAAAAATGGGGACTATCAAAGCTTTGCACCTACCTTTGCCACAACGATGTTTATCATCATGATCGCATCAGTGACACTCGTTCCGGCTTTATTTACCCTATTTGGCCGAAAATCCTTTTGGCCTAAGGTCCCTCAGGTTGGGGAAAGCAATCAAACAAAAGCTACTTTCTGGTCCAGAACTGCAAACTTTGTTACCACCAAGCCTTTAATGGCTGGAGGAATTGTATTTGCTATTCTACTTATCTCTGCCTTAAACATATTTAATATAAAATATGAATTTGATACAGTAAAAGGATTCCCAGAGGATATGCAATCTCGCGAAGGCTATGAGATTGTGGAAGAAAAGTTCGATAAAGGTGACTTGGCACCAACAACCGTTTTACTTAAATCTGAACAATCTATTTCAAAAGACCAAAGTGAAAAACTTGCAAAAACACTTGAAGAACAAAATCTAGTGGCAAGTATTCGCCAATCAGGTGCTACTGAAGATGGAAAAGCACTACAGTACAGCCTTTCATTTTCAGAAAGTCCATATGCATTAGAATCCTTAGATGCTTTAGAGTCCATACGAGACAAATCAGATAAGCTCTTAAAAGATGCAGACATTGAAGGGGAGCTATACTTCGCTGGAGAAACTGCTACAAAAGTGGACGATCGAACCATTAATGATCGGGATATTATCGTGATTGTCATTGCAGAAACATTACTCATTTTAGTCCTACTGTTTGTTCTGACCAGATCCTTCAAGATGCCGATTTATATGATGGGAACGATTTTGCTATCCTTCCTGGCAGCTCTAGGCCTTGGAACATTTTTAACAGATATCCTATTTGGTATTGATGCTATTAACACCCGTGTACCGCTGTATGCTTTCGTTTTCCTTGTAGCACTGGGTATCGATTATAATATTATTTTAATATCCAGATACAAAGAAGAACGTGAAAAGCACCCTGTTAAAAAAGCTGTAGAAATCGCGGTGGCTAATACAGGCGGTGTCATTTCCTCCGCTGGAATCATTCTTGCGGCCACATTCGCTGTATTAATGACACAGCCCATAGCCGTTTTATTTGTTTTTGGTTTTATTGTAGCAATAGGCATTATATTGGATACATTCCTTGTAAGAGGCCTATTACTGCCTTCTCTAATCCTGTTCTTTGAAAAAGATGCAGATCAACAGAAAGAAGTTCATTCAACTAAACTGTAA